The sequence below is a genomic window from Mytilus edulis chromosome 2, xbMytEdul2.2, whole genome shotgun sequence.
GGATGTAACTAAATTAAGTTAAAGgataattttaaatgtataatttgtttCTTCTGCAACAGATGTGCATTTaattttaatccttgtatctatgctAAGTTTAGTCGACTATTAGAGTGTTTAAGTAATAATCAATGCAAGGAATATCCAAAAGTCATTTGTATTGAAATGATTTATTGTTTAAATTACAGTACTTCTTAACTAGTAATTGATTGTATTTATAATTTGTGATGGTATCGGCCATGTCAGTTTATGATTGTAGGGATAGTTTGAGATTGCATGGGTAGTTTGTGATTACAGGGGAAGTTTGTGATTGCAGGGGAAGTTTGTGATTGCAATTAGGGGTATTTTGTGATTACAGCGATAGTTTGTGATTgtagggtgttttttttttgtgattgcaGCGAAAGTTTGTGGTTTCATGGGTAGTTTGTGAATGTATGGATAGTTTGTGATTGATGAAGGAATAGTTTTGATCTGAACTCAAACGTTAATAGGTACTTCTTATTTGTTTCTCATTTAAATCTGTGCTCCGGGTATTGAGACATTTGCAAAGAAAGTTACATAATCTTTGATAAGAGTTTTATTACATTACCGGTAGTACACTATATCATGCTGCCATATCGTAGTCAGAAAGAAATTTAATGTAAGAATTATTACGTACAATCTTCACAAAGTTAACACAGCACGTCATCGTCAGTAAAACTCATCCATGCTTATACCGATCATTGCACCTTAGGGAAATATTCTCCTGGAATTAGTTCTAGGATCGCATCACGTGGTGTCATCAATTTCGTTTCCGACATTTAAGGATACTATGTGTTCTCACCAGCCGACAATAAAATAGTTCAATGACATCCCAAACgtcttcctttttttcaaaaatgaaaaatcaaaagaaaatggATGACGgaagaaatattttaatattcaacatgTCTATaaaacgttattaagatgatGACTATTCTCTAGTCACCGGAAACATTTTCAAATATCGCCAGCTTTTTTAGTTGTGTTACAAATATTCTGTGCTGATTCTTTAATTAAGAGAATGATTCTGTACGAAGCGCTACACAAAATAAGCTAATAAGGGAGCAACATTTTAACTTCAAAAGCGGGGCGGAAagggctatgttttttttgtctgagtaaaacattttgttttttgtttacgaCGCTTTCAatcaaattaatgtatttttcaaattCTGCACTATAATTAGGCATGGGAAAATTCTTgattcagaataatttttttttttttggtcatctgatttttaaaaatttcttatTTATGACCCCCTTCCCTTTTTAAGATAAATAACCCTTTCCAAAAATTACAACAGGTATCACTCAATTCTTCCACGGGTTTTCTGTAATGTTATCCACCGGCACGCACCAGACCTAGAAGTGTAGGTGGACAAATGTATTATAGATCACTTAGCATTtcataaaagtataaaaacattCTGGTATTATGACGAGTTAGTACTTTGTACCATTGTACCGTTAACTTCCTCAATGGTTACACTAACTTTGAAGTACAACATGCATTGTAAGTGATCAATAAGCCTTTAATTATCTGCATGCACTGTAAATAATTCAATAGTATAACACTATATATAATTGTTTCCTATTATACATGGCAGTACATGGTCTTATTGCTATAATTATTTTGGACGTAATTAACTGTCGATTGGCACTTAACTTGCATATTAAAGAAGTAATGAAAGGAAGTCACTTTTTCAGCCGAACAACCATGTTGACgccatattcaaattcatttaatTATACAAATCATAGCTCAGTAGTTGATATCATCAAAAAttaactattacatgtattaggatTGTCTTGCTACATcgttaaaaattaaaagaaaatctaaAAATATCACCAACCGGGATACTCTAAGCCACGATTCCTCGAATGATATATGTAGATTGAATACTAGTACTTAGTATGGTAAAATTGGATTTTAATTATACAAGAAAAAACAATATAAGTTCATATCTGCTTGAGTAAGTTGCAATCGTAGTTTTGTACACAATTTGCAAAAAATTTTTCTCGAAAACACTTGGGTTACACAAAATGACGACCGGGCGAATTGATTGTCAATAGTCGAACATGCAGTTGTGGTGTCCAGAAGTAGTTGTGTCAAAAGATGATACAATGGAGACAGATATAGTTTCAGGATATTAAAAGATTGAGTTAAAGTTAAATAAATTTTCACGAAGCTTAGATTgatgttttactttttgtaaaagtaaacacaACAGTTTCTAAATACCAAAGTGTATTTAATTAGTTTTATTAAGTAATGTTATTGGCTTTAATcttttttattctgaaaatttcTGATAACTCTTATGCTTGTTCGCTTTTAATTATATCTCATTGTCGTGGTTGGATGTCTTGTGCTACTAAAGGATATAAAGTTGTTACATTAAACGTTATTTTCAACTCATGCttctttacaaaatatgaaataagaaaattatttaattGATAAAATGAACTAATAAGCACTGACCCAATGATAAAAGCAGCAAtgccaaaataaaattatattaacgTAATTAAAAGTCTTCCTCTCTTCAGTCTATTAAGTAAACTATCAATGTATTGATTTaggattgggtttttttttgtgattaaatCTCTATGTTTTAAAGTGTTATTCATGATTACATAATGTTTGTGTGAATCCTCTAGAAAATTGGTCTAGTAGCACGGCACTTCGAGAAACAATTTCCAACTTTTCTGGTAAACGTCATGTAACCACACTGACACTGGAATCGATTCTGTCACGAAAATCATTCCCTGTAAAACTCAGAATAACATTAACTTTCTATGCAAACAAACAGCAATAATTGGAATCGACTCTGTTTTTAGTGAAATGTCATTCTGTTTGCTCTTCTGTAAAATAGAAATTAAGTTACAACACAGACAGTCAATATAGCATTATATTTACAAGACATGACCATGATTAACATGCAAAACACTACAGTAACCATTTGTTATGTTCCCGTCGTGCTGCAAACAGACAGCACAAACAAGCACTAAAGTTAAAAGAAGTAGCAAGGTTATAGCGAAACAATAaggaacaataaaaataaaagagttTGCATTAATTGTTGCTATGATATAAACAAAACTTACAATTAAATCCGGATAACTGGCAACCAGGTTTTCTATATTTATCATCATTGTATACAACACAGCAGCTGTATGTTACTTATATGCAAAATTAACACGAGGGTCTCGGGTTGTCAGTACAGCTTTCAAAGAACTACAAGGTGTTACTAAAGCAGTTATCTGTATCATTTGTTTGCTCCTGTGACTGTCATAATTCAGGAacctgttcagtggttgtcgtttattgttgatgtggttcataagtgtttctcgttactcgtttttatatagatcagaccgtTTGTATTCCTGTTGAATAGTGTTTgcacttgtcatttttgggccttttatagcttgctgttaggtgtgagccaagactcgtGCTGAAGTCCGTACCTTGGCCTCTATATTTTTCATTGTCACTTATATCACATATTCTTATTTCTAAttgataatattttgtttgtctCTTTTCTGTCCCACTATTGTAGTATCAACTATATTGatactttcattttgttttcgttttacTTACACGAGTTACTtatttggtgggttttttttagctTCTAGAAGGTACATAATTAATTTCTGCAAAGAAACAGTTGTCCTGTACAACTACTATTTGGTTTGAAATATTTAGCCTTCTTTTTTCCAGAAATAACAGACATACTTACCACAGATGCATGTAAAAACAGTGGAAAACAACTTGTTTGTGAACCTGGTCGTATTTTGAGAATTATTGATGTAACCTGTCTACCTCACAACTATACCTGTCCAGAGAAACCAAGAATCCTTAGTATATGTGATGGACAGAACTCATGCGGAACTGTCGGACTTAAAGATCAGATCTGGTCTTACTGTAAAGGTTTTACCCTTAAACAGATGATTATATCGTACAGATGTGTTCGAGGTTTGTATCAGATAATTCTTATTGACATATTTTATATTCAAGTAtcgttttcaatttgttattttCCATCATTTGGTATTAAATCGAAATTACAGCTTTTTCAGTTATTTAAATGGTTAGCTCCTGGTTTATTTCCGAAAGCTTCTTTGCATTATGCAGATAGTTAATAGTTATTCATGTAACATATTTGTTAACCAACCAATACACATTTAATGCCAATAATTTTCTcatgtatatttgtataaaaCAGACTTACGCGTTATGATCCAGATTAAAAGTTAACAAATAGTATCAATTAGTAAAGTCCCTTTGCACATGCAACATGtggtatatttttaaaagaaaaaataagaaagcaTATCTGCATAGGCGATGCAATAAAATAATGCCGTAAGAAACCGAAAATATTTATGGTAAAACTTTCTTTACATATGTGTTAGAAATCATGTAAACTCAAAAGTTGACTGACATCTGCATGAATGTATCACTCTCCTCTATCAGGAATGTATCACTCTCATCTATCAATGACTTATGTTAAcgattgaaaaaataataaggaGAAGCGgtttaattgccaatgagacaatgatCCAGAGATACTTGAGGAAGAGTTAGTACATTATCCTATAAGCCTGCTCCAGTACCTGTACATACCTCCAGGGAACATCAAAAACAGGCACTCTCATTCCTCGCCAACACCCGACTTTTATATATGGGTATCAGATTGCTTCATCCCCCCTACATGGTTCTGCATCGTGCTAACAGACATACACTAGTATTGCTCATCAATAGAGACTAATGAGTTGACCTCTAGTAGCCTTTAGTGGGCTCAAGCAGTTGAAGATCTAGCTAGGTCCCTTTTTCTCCATTTTTTGACAGCCCGTCCTGTTTTTACTTGTCTCTCGTAAATATTGTATCTTTCATGGTTATTATATTCAGTAAAGCAGTTCACTTTATTGGGGTCATTTTAAATGTGTTGTCTTTGGCCAAAGGCACATTCTCAAAACTTTTCTTAAGAATCAAGATTTTCTACGACTGGTCGTGCAGGTCATTATCGCTGAAAATGCATATGTCATTGATTTATGTTTGTCAAGCTTGAAAGTTATACTAAGGTCCAATATTGACGTCACATTTTTCACTTTAATCGTTTAGGAGTTATGGTCTTAATTTGATTGGAAAATGTCACTTATCTATGTCTTTTCCGTGCATTAACCGTTCAGCCAATTCATTTCAAATCTAGCATGAAGAAATGGATCCAAGTTCGATATTGACGAATTTCGCTTTTAGCCTTCAAGAGATGAATCTTGATTGATAACGGGTAAAAATTAGTTACTCCCCAGCTTGTGTGGGTAAACATGGGTTGGAGGTCGAAGATATTATTTCGTTTGCTAAATGCGCACAAtagttttgtagtttttttttgtttattttttcgcTGTGCAATTGTCATTAGTCATTTTCTTTTCAGCTCTATCACCACATCCATGCAGAACAAATCTATGCAGTGACGAAAGCGAAGGACTATTCTGTAAGCCTGGAAATGCAATTCATATTCGGAAGGCCTTTTGTGTTAACCCTGATACTGAGTGTAATTGGAATATACTACACACATTGTACATTCTTTGCGAAGGAAAAGTTGTATGTTATGCGTCTGGATTAAGACTGTTTATGCCTAATTCCACATGTCTTAATAGTCTTCCACGGAATGCTAATTTGTTAGTTGACTACATTTGCATACCAGGTAAGGGAAATTCATTGGTCAGTTATTGGAGGTAAAACATCAACATTAaaccaaaatcaaaataaatcaaaactgaTGATATAACTAGAATACAGaagagaagaaataaaacaacGTAACCAGAGTCAGCATAAATCTTGATTATTTTCTTCGGCTTTAGTTAaacgttttgaatttttaaaatgtttggcATTGAGCAGCACTGACGAGACATATAGGTCATCAAATAACTTATCTGGTGCAGTACCTTTTACAGGACATTTGAACCGTTAATATTATTCCGGGATTTATCATTTCCTTTTAGACAGTAAAAAATAATCATCATTcgaaaaatgtatatatacactGCAATTACCAATATTCAAAGCTAGTAACATTTTTAGCGGGCGAATGATGCGTACACTGGTTAATTGATGTATAAGGAATACAACCATATGCATGTACTGACCTCAAACcgctgaataaatattgtttgattgtctgtatccttttttttttatattttcagagaCCCTTTCAAACGATTTATGCACAGGACAGATGTTGACATTACCAAATGCGTTTGGCATAATTAAAAGTCCTGGTTTTCCTAGCAATCCTTATGGAAACCCAAAAGGATGTTTCTGGGCAATTGTTCCAGGAAGAAATCAATTTGTGGAAGTAACAATTCACGTTTTATTCTCACGCGATAGTGCGAGATTTTTACATATAACATATACTGACTGTCCAACGCAAAAAGTTGAAAAGAAAGATTATTGTTGTATGACGACAAAACCAAGCATTGTACAGAAGTCTTGTGGTGCATTGTATATCCGACACAACCAATACCCTGCCGGGGAAGAACATGGAAATCGTTTTGTAATATCGTATCAAGGTAATATATCATTCccagaaaaaataattaaaaaagcaATACTAAGGTATCATCATTTATCCAAATCAGAAACATTGGCAAAATGCACATACTAAAAAGGGTATCATTATATATATCACGCCTACATAGTGAGCGTTTGCAAGCCCTGAACAGAATATTAGTGGTAAAAATTACTAATCCTCAGAGTTATACCCAGTTGAAAGAGATagagattttgaaaataaaacaataacaaaatccCCAAACAATCTTATCAATATAATGTGCCATATATTGTCTTCCAGATATAAAATCAAGCTATGATTTGCAAGTCTTCGATGCAAAAGTTCACAATAGAGACATGTGAAAATTGCAACatggaataaaacaaaatcttattCAATGTATAGCGCTAAACAACAATCTAGAATATGTATAGTTGTTGGAAACTCTGTCTGCTTGTATACAAATCCTGTAGTGGGCCTAGAGTTTCTACTTTTGCCGCGAGTTATTTTCGTTTAACGAGTTCTAAATGAAACAAATTTTCATCTAAATCCTAAAAAATCGCCCAATATGTGTACTTTGCTTTAAGCCAGGAATTGAATTCACATACAACATTTTCATACGAAATCAGGACATCTTGAAATTATGATAAGATTAATGTAGACATTATGCCATTAGGGTACTATTTTTTTCAACAGAGATAATATGGATTTTATTTCTATTGACGAAACAGATCGGCTTAAAAGTATATTTTTCACAATGAACAAAATTAATGTCCTTAAACTCCTGTTGCGTCAAAAATGGGTAGAGGTTCTCTTATTACCTTGCAAGAGTACTAGTATGAAGTAAAAATGGGTTGTGGTTCTCTTATTACCTTGCAGGAGTACTAGTATGAAGTAAAAATGGGTTGTGGTTCTCTTATTACCTTGCAGGAGTACTAGTATGAAGTAAAAATGGGTTGTGGTTCTCTTATTACCTTGCAGGAGTACTAGTATGAAGTAAAAATGGGGCGGAAAATACTAAAGGTATATTCAAACTCACGTCGGGGTCGAAGACatgctgacaacgccatggcaaaataTAAACCCATAAAAAGACGAAAACACAAACCACACCCGCTATAGTACACTCAAGACCGAACAAGTACACTGTACAAGCGGTATTCAGAGAAAGCAACTCAATGTGAAGCGCAATACAACAGAATGCCATAACATCTCCGTGTGCAGTGATGCCATTAAACATTACAGTTAGGGATACTGTATAATTAATTGTCAATTCCTTATAAGCTTTTTATGTAAATGAGAAATTGTCCTTGCTTAAAGAATGATACACTTATTTAGATGCAGTAAAATGCATTAAAATTCCCTTggtataaataaaatcaaaaatacagtAATCTTCGTTTTAGCATGGACGATTAATCTGTTTCTTGAAAAGATCTTAAGGCAAATAATGTTTTATTCATGGATTAGGAATTGCACACTCAGTAAAATCTTCCCTTAGAGAACGGAACTTCAAAATATCATAATACTTTTTCCTTACCAGTAATTGAATTAAGGCAGCATAAAAAATGAATGTTCTGTGTTTTGCACGCATAAATTGTGTCTAGAAACATATATTCCTATCAAGTGGtattggaaatatatataaaacagcaCGCTTTCCCTTTATACCTATTGTGTGTTGGATTATGACAATTGATACAAGTGTATTTCAATGATGAGATGCAGATACATGCCCGCTCCATACTCTAGTTTTGATCGAGTTTTATTGTAAATTGCATATTTAATTTATTACAGTACTAAAATACAGACCTCTACGTCCATCTTATGCCCATTATGTGACACCATGCTCATCACTATATGCCACATACAACCAAACATCGGCTTATACAACTAGAGGGGACAGAACATTTCTAGTCAATGGTGgtggtacatgtatgtattatctAACTAAATCATGAAGAGAAAAATGCAATCGAACTAACGCTTCAGTGTTTATTATTTCCATCAAGGAAATTCAAACCTGGGATGTTAAGACTTTTAGTTGTTTTTATACGATCACAAACATTTTTTGGGGGGAGTCGTATAATTGTATGatttcgtcgtcgtcgtccgaagacacataaTGATTTGTTTTCGagaataactttagttttagtgaatggatctctacaagaaggttcaataccacaaaagggagtttggggttgattttgggagttatggtACCAAAAGTTTAGGTATTGGGGGCCAAGAAATGGACCAAGAAAAAGCATTTTTGTACCACAAGGTCAATATTacaaagggattttttttttcaaattttttgaatttaatttttttttaaagtttcaagaagaaatcttcaactGCAGAGTATTGCGTATTTTTACGAACTTTGATCACATTTATTTTGGGTCTTAAACCTATATTGTGTCAAAAATGTGAtagcaatccaaattcagacagtattagaatgaaattcaaaactgtgtggctgtggccattgattgacacattaaaaatcatccattgactgggacaatttacgtgaacgtttgtctgtaacgaccactgttcacgacgtacctacgatagacatttaaactgtggggtcaccaaaggtttcttaacgcctttaattataaaataattcgaaaaattaatcaggaataacctttatgttttgatttatataattgatataaatcaaatttaaaacatcgtgttatttctgattaatttttttgaattactttattaaggtgttgagaacctttggtgaccccatagtttaagtgtctttaaaaagtacacagtgagcaatggtcgttacatacaaacgttcacctaaattgtcccagtcaatggatgaatttaatgtgtcaatcaatggccacagccacactgttttgaatttcattctaagcttgaatattgtgtccaaacttgtcccaactgttcagggttcgacctctgcggtcgtataaggctgcgctcagcgaagcattttataattctattttatttttttacaaaaacaaactttGCTTGATGAATTTTAAGTTCCTGATCACATGTTAAGTAAGTGTTTCAAGTAAGTCTACCTATATTCCTTAACCGGGCAGTTTGGAATTTATATACTTCGAATGTACTAATGATGTATCCtgcaaatacaaataaatgttcgCTTCCATGTTGAGTTAGCGGTAATGtggatatttcttttttcataccAGTTCATTTATGGGTCCCTTTAGCAGTCCACATATTTAAACTATATATGAGAAAATTAGAtattcttgtccattcgtttttgatatgttttgttatttgattttgccatttgattatggactttccgaattgattttcctctaagttcagtatttttgtgattttactttttagatatttaaaaaccCGAAAGTCTAGCATTCCAACCAGTATTAGAACATGCATTATTACAATCacgcaaaattttgttttaaagtgaATGAatagtttatacttttttttaaagatgtaatTTCTATCTACAAcatatgcaaaaattaaaaaaaaaaaaagttgtattgcATTCACATGAATCTGTCTATTGGCTGTTTAAAAATCTGGATAACTGCACAGCAACATATTTCGAATGGCATGTGCCAGAATGGCATCACTGGAATTCTTAATTTGCATACCCTTAAGTTGTAAAACATACATAGGAACATTAATGAAACAAACGCAGGTTGAATTAATAACTCCTGTTTCAAATGATATTTGGCAGTTTCTCTTATCATTGAGTTATAGtctaataaaaatgtaaaagaatgtTTTCCTGTCAGCATTTGAATCTATAACAGTCTCCAGGTGAACCCTGATTGGCAGCTGctctttttttctgtaaaattgtaTTCATATTGATTATTTACCACGATTCcatgacattttgttttaaatgaatttcTACGTAATCGTATCTATATACCAGAGAGACCATTTCTAttacataaaacatttacaatcCATTAGTGGTGATCTGATTaactacaaataaatcaacactCTACCTCATCACAAAATGTATAATTCtgcttaaaacatttttcttcagAACGTTGATTAGGGCATAAATCTTTAATACTTCAGCATCAACCAGTTTGCTCAGAACTGTTTCCTATGATCAAAAATATTCCAGAGAATTTAAGAGCAAAGGAACTCTCCAACACTACATAACCTTTTCTATAATAAAACATGACGTTCTTACTTTCCTTTTATCGCAAACATATCTTTATGtgataaacatgtaaaaaaatagCAATGAAACGTTAATTGCTTTTTACTTATACATGTTTTTGCAAAAAACGATACAGCAGTATTCTCAATATCTGTTTTGtttcaaacatgttaaataaaacatGGAATAAAAGCTTAGTTATCTTACTTTGTCTATAATGCTTCACCATGTTAACTAATAGAACTGCCAATCGAGTCGATAAAGGTcatagaaatatttaattagGATAACAGAGGGCATAGCAAAGGTATAGTAGTGTAAAAAATGAGAGAATAGCAAATCTTGTGAATGGTTGAGCATGTAAGTCtgggaagaaaaaaaatttgacacCATAATATCGTTTCAACCCGTCTTCATATTCCGGACCCTTTAAAGGTTAAAACATTTTTGCCAGAGTAATTTTATGTCGAAACCAGAGAAATTCACTCACAAATTCGGATTTAATTCAATTAATTGTGAGTAAATTGATCAAGTTTTCACATGAACAAATATATTCTTTCTGCTCAACAACCGTCGATTTTAAACCATGTTCAACATGTTTTGTATGTGTAATGTAATTTGAAGCCGCCATTTTGGTTCCACTTTGCAGTAAAATCCTTGTTAAACGATATTAATAAAACATTCTTTTCGCTGTGTGCAAGATGTGTTTGAAGAGACGatattaaaaacagaaaaaagtaaaatcacaaaaatactgaactccgaggaaaatttaaaaaagcaagtccttaatcaaatgacaatatcaaaagctcaaacacatcaaacacatcaactaatggataacaactgtcatattcctgacttagtaaaaacattttcttttgtagataaCGGTGTAtttaacctagttttatagctagttaaacctctcacttgtatgacagtcgcatcaaaaatcagaatttgttttcttactttttttatgCAAAGAACAGTACAGTACAAATTTTAACATTACAGTTATATAAAAGCATGCTATGGAAAAAGATTTGCCCATGAAGTGGTCATATTAAAAGTCTGGTCTCAGACTGAGAAGTAACTTTAATGCAAAACttcaattaaagtaaaaaaaatatgatctcGCGGAATTTTGGAAATATATTTAGTCTTGATCAAAGAGAGATAATTCTAATCTATTTCAGATAATAACACAGATGAAGTGACGATATCTTCGTTTGACCCGGaaagattttataatattttcagtaAGTTTtccttgaattaaaaaaaaatgaatgcgaGGTGAAAGTTTAGCCAcgtacatgtatgatatatacaGCATCTGATATAAGGAACATTTATTTTTCAGTGTGGATTTAATAAGTTGTATTTCCTGTTGGGccactttttaaattgtttatttttttatgttgcttcTTATATATGAATTGTGAtatattctgaactttttttatttatttttacataaatgtaCATGTTGCATTCTAATTTATGTCCTTTGGAAAAAGTTCTATTTAATTTACGTATTTCTTCTCTTTTGTAATTTCAGAAATAGTTGTAATCAATTTTTTCCTGTTTGTTATTGCGTTTTGGATAGTAATGGCGATTTGTCTGGTTTGCTGTCGGTAAGTGATAGACATGGCTAGCTTAATAGCTGGAAAGTACATAGCTGTCCCCAATAactttaatactgataaataaattCGACCGCTTAGTTTAAAACAGTCGTATTAAAAAGAGAACACTCATCacaagattttaatttctaaatctcACCATTACCAACTGAAATTCTAAACATATATTATGACGTTGTAATTGGCCAGCTAAAcatttaaattgagaatggaaataaggaatgtatcaaagagacaataacccgacaaaagagcggaaaacagctgaaggccactaatgggtcttcaacacagcaataATTCACGCaaccggaggcgggcttcagttggcccttaaacaaaaatgtgcactgGTTCAGCGATAATGAACGGCATACACAACttcgaaatataaaaaagaaactaaaattgaaattaaaaacaacacaGAATATCCTTACTTATTTGTAGGATCAGATCTTTGTATGTCAATTGATGTGTACATTTTTGtagaaaaacaatcaaaagagaccgttcttttttttcttttttcttttggtattttGTAGACATTTGTAATCTTAATTACATCTATTTGttcttttgaatattttcaaaacagttttttttattttaggtattgTACATTAAGAAAAACTGGACAATACAAATTGGCTACACAGTCCGATACAGACTCAGGACATTCTGGACGTCGGACTGACCCAGGCGGGACGTCTATGCAAACATTTTCAGAGGGCATTGAAGAATCTCCCGAACGAGAATCGTGTTTTAATCATATAGAAAAACGCAACACGCGAATGTTTACATCTGTGTCTTCAGAAGGACCGTATACCGCTATTGATAAATCTACATATAGTTCAAATGATAATTCAGTGGTAAATAATAGAACAACAAGCTTCAGAccaccaaaaataaaaaatccttaTGCATCATATGATAGTTTAGACTTTGAAGATACAGAAGAAGGTACAAATACAAATTCTAGTTCAAATATGCAAACTTCTACGATATCTGATTTTCCTCCTCCTCCACCTCCAGAATTGCTGGAAAATGCCGGACCCCCTACTCCACCCCCACCgctaaaaaatcagaataatgattATTACCATCAAGAGAACACTGCATATCAGAATGGTGCTACTGAACAAGGAGTTCAGCATTATCAAATTAATGACGATGACTATGCTATTGTGCAAAAACCTAAACGAAAACCTCAAGTAGTGCCAAAACTGAAACAAGCTCATAATCCAATGTATGATCATGTTCCTAGTGCCTCAAATTCTC
It includes:
- the LOC139512836 gene encoding uncharacterized protein isoform X1 produces the protein MEFAVIFLTFSLTWILSQSTEEITDILTTDACKNSGKQLVCEPGRILRIIDVTCLPHNYTCPEKPRILSICDGQNSCGTVGLKDQIWSYCKGFTLKQMIISYRCVRALSPHPCRTNLCSDESEGLFCKPGNAIHIRKAFCVNPDTECNWNILHTLYILCEGKVVCYASGLRLFMPNSTCLNSLPRNANLLVDYICIPETLSNDLCTGQMLTLPNAFGIIKSPGFPSNPYGNPKGCFWAIVPGRNQFVEVTIHVLFSRDSARFLHITYTDCPTQKVEKKDYCCMTTKPSIVQKSCGALYIRHNQYPAGEEHGNRFVISYQVLKYRPLRPSYAHYVTPCSSLYATYNQTSAYTTRGDRTFLVNGGGTYNNTDEVTISSFDPERFYNIFKIVVINFFLFVIAFWIVMAICLVCCRYCTLRKTGQYKLATQSDTDSGHSGRRTDPGGTSMQTFSEGIEESPERESCFNHIEKRNTRMFTSVSSEGPYTAIDKSTYSSNDNSVVNNRTTSFRPPKIKNPYASYDSLDFEDTEEGTNTNSSSNMQTSTISDFPPPPPPELLENAGPPTPPPPLKNQNNDYYHQENTAYQNGATEQGVQHYQINDDDYAIVQKPKRKPQVVPKLKQAHNPMYDHVPSASNSRTSPCDHHVSDTHSGAERPQETKGQSPKRHQVGYLPQHNCILECEGTHPHNFPPPAQMNRQRINGNGYPSNVTYSPERTDYYY
- the LOC139512836 gene encoding uncharacterized protein isoform X2, with the protein product MIISYRCVRALSPHPCRTNLCSDESEGLFCKPGNAIHIRKAFCVNPDTECNWNILHTLYILCEGKVVCYASGLRLFMPNSTCLNSLPRNANLLVDYICIPETLSNDLCTGQMLTLPNAFGIIKSPGFPSNPYGNPKGCFWAIVPGRNQFVEVTIHVLFSRDSARFLHITYTDCPTQKVEKKDYCCMTTKPSIVQKSCGALYIRHNQYPAGEEHGNRFVISYQVLKYRPLRPSYAHYVTPCSSLYATYNQTSAYTTRGDRTFLVNGGGTYNNTDEVTISSFDPERFYNIFKIVVINFFLFVIAFWIVMAICLVCCRYCTLRKTGQYKLATQSDTDSGHSGRRTDPGGTSMQTFSEGIEESPERESCFNHIEKRNTRMFTSVSSEGPYTAIDKSTYSSNDNSVVNNRTTSFRPPKIKNPYASYDSLDFEDTEEGTNTNSSSNMQTSTISDFPPPPPPELLENAGPPTPPPPLKNQNNDYYHQENTAYQNGATEQGVQHYQINDDDYAIVQKPKRKPQVVPKLKQAHNPMYDHVPSASNSRTSPCDHHVSDTHSGAERPQETKGQSPKRHQVGYLPQHNCILECEGTHPHNFPPPAQMNRQRINGNGYPSNVTYSPERTDYYY